Proteins from a single region of Sandaracinaceae bacterium:
- a CDS encoding outer membrane protein transport protein: MTTTNRPRVLLVSTLALTTLLGGVSSARAGGFYFSDRGTRPAGRGFAFVAGADDPQALHYNPAGLAYSGQQLMLDVSFTWFRGQYTRVDAGGNTLPTIDLDTLPLPIPGIAYSHPLRDDLTLGVGLLVPNALLGDYPDGVTANGRRCDPSTDQDCEPAPQRYSLYSLAGTALVQLDAALAYRPHPRISIGAGLGVLLGNFNAEVALSACDNAICAQSENPDFDARAAMSLERFWDLAPHVGIIADFDKLRLGASVRFYPRGIQGTARLRVRLPADPFFEGAEVQGDRAEVDIPLPVIVRAGAEVRLFDALRLEAAFVWERWSRQRQIAIRPTDVTLTNVTAIGDYAVGALNIRRDMNDTLSLRIGGELSVLEGRMDLRAGLSFESSGFGDRTLTVMTIDTRKVVLGLGGSVQVTDGFYLDAAYAHIFMQNRNVTNSEVQQPNGIRPPISGADAVYIGNGRYRWSADMFAVGLRYQFDAGDEPVAASTPESASAPSAADATDADATDADGTDADADATDAAATNAEAAPNAHDAAIVAR, translated from the coding sequence ATGACCACAACGAACCGTCCACGCGTGCTCCTGGTCAGCACGCTCGCCCTGACCACCCTGCTCGGGGGCGTGTCCTCTGCCCGCGCGGGTGGCTTCTACTTCAGCGACCGGGGCACGCGGCCCGCAGGTCGAGGCTTCGCCTTCGTCGCTGGCGCCGACGACCCACAGGCGCTCCATTACAACCCGGCCGGCCTGGCCTACTCCGGCCAGCAGCTCATGCTGGACGTGAGCTTCACGTGGTTCCGTGGCCAGTACACGCGGGTGGACGCCGGCGGAAACACGCTCCCCACCATCGACCTCGACACCCTGCCCCTGCCCATCCCGGGCATCGCCTACAGCCACCCCCTGCGCGACGACCTGACCTTGGGCGTGGGCCTCTTGGTGCCGAACGCGCTGCTGGGCGACTACCCGGATGGCGTGACGGCCAACGGACGTCGCTGCGACCCGTCCACCGACCAGGACTGCGAGCCCGCCCCCCAGCGCTACTCGCTCTACAGCCTCGCGGGCACGGCGCTGGTGCAGCTGGACGCGGCCCTGGCCTACAGGCCGCATCCCCGCATCTCCATTGGCGCGGGTCTCGGGGTCCTGCTGGGCAACTTCAACGCCGAGGTCGCGCTGAGCGCCTGCGACAACGCCATCTGCGCGCAATCCGAGAACCCGGACTTCGACGCGCGCGCCGCGATGTCGCTGGAGCGCTTCTGGGACCTGGCCCCGCACGTGGGCATCATCGCCGACTTCGACAAGCTGCGGCTGGGGGCCTCCGTGCGCTTCTACCCGCGTGGCATCCAAGGCACGGCTCGTCTGCGCGTGCGCCTCCCCGCGGACCCGTTCTTCGAAGGAGCCGAGGTGCAGGGGGACCGTGCCGAGGTGGACATCCCGCTGCCCGTGATCGTCCGCGCGGGCGCCGAAGTCCGCTTGTTCGACGCGCTCCGGCTCGAGGCCGCGTTCGTCTGGGAGCGCTGGTCACGCCAGCGGCAGATCGCGATTCGCCCGACCGACGTGACCCTCACGAACGTGACGGCCATCGGCGACTACGCGGTGGGCGCCCTGAACATCCGGCGCGACATGAACGACACGCTCTCGCTGCGCATCGGCGGCGAGCTCAGCGTGCTGGAGGGTCGCATGGACCTGCGCGCAGGCCTCAGCTTCGAGAGCTCGGGCTTTGGCGACCGGACGCTCACCGTGATGACCATCGACACCCGCAAGGTGGTGCTGGGGCTCGGGGGCAGCGTGCAAGTGACCGACGGCTTCTACCTGGATGCGGCCTACGCGCACATCTTCATGCAGAACCGCAACGTCACGAACAGCGAGGTGCAGCAGCCCAACGGCATCCGTCCGCCCATCAGCGGCGCCGACGCCGTGTACATCGGCAACGGACGCTATCGTTGGTCGGCGGACATGTTCGCCGTGGGGCTGCGCTATCAGTTCGACGCGGGGGACGAACCGGTCGCGGCGTCCACGCCAGAGTCCGCAAGCGCACCCAGCGCCGCCGACGCCACCGACGCGGACGCAACCGACGCGGACGGCACGGACGCGGACGCGGACGCCACCGACGCGGCGGCCACCAACGCGGAGGCCGCCCCAAACGCGCACGACGCCGCGATTGTCGCTCGGTGA
- a CDS encoding (d)CMP kinase, whose translation MASRSRPVVAIDGPAGVGKSTTARKLAAELGFVLVDTGALYRGVALAARDAGVPWTDGEALGALATGLDLTFRLAPDGEPRLCIAGQDRADEIRTTDIAAGASKVATHPPVRAALLGLQRRLGAEGGVVLEGRDIGTVVFPDAEVKVFLTAAATERAKRRVLDLAARGTAADEAEILAQIEARDAQDSGREVAPLRPAEDAVHLDSTFLGMDEVIAQIAALARDAGA comes from the coding sequence ATGGCGTCGCGCTCCCGGCCGGTGGTCGCCATCGACGGACCGGCCGGCGTGGGCAAGAGCACGACGGCGCGCAAGCTGGCCGCCGAGCTCGGCTTCGTGCTCGTCGACACGGGCGCCCTCTACCGGGGCGTGGCGCTCGCCGCGCGCGACGCCGGGGTACCGTGGACGGACGGGGAGGCGCTCGGGGCGCTGGCCACGGGGCTCGACCTCACGTTTCGGCTCGCGCCCGATGGCGAGCCCCGGCTGTGCATCGCCGGGCAGGACCGCGCCGACGAGATCCGCACGACCGACATCGCAGCGGGCGCCAGCAAGGTCGCCACGCATCCCCCGGTGCGCGCTGCGCTGCTGGGGCTCCAGCGTCGTCTCGGCGCGGAGGGCGGGGTCGTCCTCGAGGGGCGCGACATCGGCACGGTCGTGTTTCCGGACGCCGAGGTGAAGGTGTTCCTGACGGCGGCCGCGACCGAGCGCGCCAAGCGCCGGGTGCTCGACCTGGCGGCCCGGGGAACGGCTGCGGACGAAGCCGAGATCCTGGCGCAGATCGAGGCCCGCGACGCGCAGGACAGCGGCCGCGAGGTGGCGCCGCTGCGCCCCGCCGAGGATGCGGTCCACCTGGACAGCACGTTTCTGGGCATGGACGAGGTCATCGCCCAGATCGCGGCGCTCGCGCGCGACGCGGGCGCCTGA
- the mutS gene encoding DNA mismatch repair protein MutS, translated as MAASKGHSPVIQQFLRAKAQYPDALLFFRLGDFYELFFDDAMRAAELLGIVQSFRGKDPDGNPIPMAGVPHHAATGYLTRLLRMGEKVAICEQMADPSTVKGVVPREVVRVITPGLCLEPDALDDRAEHLLVAVHPSGERVGLCAFDLSTGALRACELPDVRAALAELARLDPRELLLPELSGELHVAVREQLAETPLQRGPEPQPGLLEQVLGAVQAADVRVAFAREALLAIESVVAYASASQPGSVLSVQRVGRYDPSEQLILDETAVRNLELVRTLGGERQGSLLHHLDVTKTPMGARLLRRRLLAPLTDVARIRRRHDKVEALVADAALRASLRATLGSAADLERLATRAAMGSATPRDLGQMRASLQAAEALAEQLRHAGGGLTDDPLAELVPRALQPELRKLLERDLVDDPPTVARAGGVVRPGVDAELDELRRLSESGKDVLLELERRERDATGIASLKVRYNKVFGYFFEVTRANLAAVPAHFVRKQTIANGERFVTEELVELEERILTADDRAKALEEAHFNRLCDAVCAATGPLRELARELAVLDSHAALADVAHRFDYVRPMVDNGAQLELLESRHPIVERLAAAGEFVPNDVRLDAEGERLMVLTGPNMSGKSTAMRQVALAVILAQAGGFVPAASARVGVVDRVFTRVGASDNLARGQSTFMVEMNEAAAILRGATTRTLVILDEIGRGTSTYDGLSIAWAVAEHLHDAIGCRAIFATHYHELCELAETRAGVVNFNVAAREHGESVVFLHKLVPGGANRSYGIAVARLAGVPPIVLARAKALLHDLERGAALPSGGHARVRPVDEAGKAQLSLFVPANEAQQGPSEVERTLAELDVDRMTPLDALVALSRLKALLHERE; from the coding sequence GTGGCCGCGAGCAAAGGTCACTCGCCCGTCATCCAGCAGTTCCTGCGGGCCAAGGCGCAGTACCCGGACGCGCTGCTGTTCTTCCGACTCGGGGACTTCTACGAGCTGTTCTTCGACGACGCCATGCGCGCTGCCGAGCTGCTCGGCATCGTCCAGTCGTTCCGCGGCAAGGACCCGGACGGAAACCCCATCCCGATGGCCGGCGTGCCGCACCACGCGGCAACCGGCTACCTGACGCGTCTGCTGCGGATGGGGGAGAAGGTGGCCATCTGCGAACAGATGGCGGACCCATCCACGGTGAAGGGGGTCGTGCCGCGCGAGGTGGTACGGGTCATCACGCCGGGCCTGTGTCTCGAGCCGGACGCCCTGGACGACCGCGCCGAACACCTGCTTGTTGCCGTGCATCCCAGCGGTGAGCGCGTGGGGCTGTGCGCGTTCGACCTCTCCACGGGCGCCCTGCGCGCATGCGAGCTGCCCGACGTGCGTGCGGCGTTGGCCGAGCTGGCGCGCCTCGATCCGCGTGAGCTGCTGCTGCCGGAGCTGAGCGGGGAGCTTCACGTGGCGGTGCGCGAGCAGCTGGCCGAGACGCCGCTGCAGCGAGGGCCCGAGCCCCAGCCAGGCTTGCTCGAGCAGGTGCTGGGGGCGGTGCAGGCGGCCGACGTGCGGGTCGCGTTCGCGCGGGAGGCACTCCTGGCGATCGAGAGCGTCGTGGCGTACGCGAGCGCGAGCCAGCCGGGCAGTGTGCTCTCGGTCCAGCGCGTGGGGCGCTACGACCCGAGCGAGCAGCTCATCCTGGACGAGACGGCGGTGCGCAACTTGGAGCTGGTGCGCACGCTCGGTGGCGAGCGGCAGGGGTCGCTGCTGCATCATTTGGACGTCACCAAGACGCCCATGGGCGCGCGCCTGCTACGTCGCAGGCTGCTCGCACCGCTCACCGACGTGGCGCGCATCCGGCGACGGCACGACAAGGTGGAGGCGTTGGTCGCGGACGCCGCGCTGCGTGCGAGCCTACGTGCGACGCTCGGCTCCGCCGCTGACCTAGAGCGCCTCGCGACCCGCGCCGCGATGGGCAGCGCCACGCCACGAGACCTCGGTCAGATGCGGGCCAGCCTGCAGGCCGCCGAGGCCTTGGCGGAGCAGCTCCGGCACGCAGGCGGGGGGCTCACGGACGATCCCTTGGCCGAGCTCGTGCCGCGGGCCCTGCAGCCCGAGCTGCGGAAGCTGCTGGAGCGGGATCTCGTCGATGACCCGCCCACCGTCGCGCGCGCGGGCGGCGTCGTGCGGCCCGGGGTGGACGCCGAGCTGGACGAGCTGCGGCGCCTGTCCGAGTCGGGCAAGGACGTGTTGCTCGAGCTGGAGCGGCGCGAGCGGGACGCGACGGGCATCGCGTCGCTGAAGGTCCGCTACAACAAGGTGTTCGGGTACTTCTTCGAGGTCACCCGCGCGAACCTCGCGGCGGTCCCAGCGCACTTCGTCCGCAAGCAGACCATCGCCAACGGCGAGCGCTTCGTGACGGAGGAGCTCGTGGAGCTGGAGGAGCGCATCCTCACGGCCGACGACCGCGCCAAGGCACTCGAGGAGGCCCACTTCAACCGGCTGTGCGACGCCGTCTGCGCTGCGACGGGTCCACTGCGCGAGCTGGCACGCGAGCTCGCGGTGCTGGACTCCCACGCGGCCCTCGCGGACGTAGCGCATCGCTTCGACTACGTGCGCCCCATGGTCGACAACGGCGCGCAGCTCGAGCTGCTGGAGTCGCGGCACCCCATCGTGGAGCGCCTCGCGGCCGCTGGCGAGTTCGTCCCGAACGACGTGCGCCTGGACGCCGAGGGCGAGCGCCTGATGGTGCTGACCGGGCCCAACATGTCGGGCAAGTCGACCGCCATGCGGCAGGTGGCGTTGGCCGTCATCTTGGCCCAGGCGGGCGGCTTCGTCCCCGCTGCGAGCGCCCGAGTGGGCGTGGTCGACCGGGTCTTCACGCGCGTCGGCGCCAGCGACAACCTGGCGCGCGGACAGTCCACGTTCATGGTCGAGATGAACGAGGCGGCCGCCATCTTGCGCGGCGCCACGACGCGGACACTCGTCATCCTCGACGAGATCGGGCGCGGCACCAGCACCTACGACGGTCTCAGCATCGCGTGGGCCGTGGCCGAGCACCTGCACGACGCCATCGGCTGCCGCGCCATCTTCGCCACGCACTACCACGAGCTGTGTGAGCTGGCCGAGACCCGCGCGGGGGTCGTGAACTTCAACGTCGCCGCCCGCGAGCACGGCGAGAGCGTGGTGTTCCTCCACAAGCTGGTCCCCGGTGGCGCCAACCGCAGCTACGGCATCGCGGTCGCGCGGCTGGCGGGCGTGCCCCCCATCGTGCTGGCCCGCGCCAAGGCCTTGCTGCACGACCTCGAGCGCGGCGCGGCGCTGCCCTCCGGGGGCCACGCCCGCGTCCGGCCCGTGGACGAGGCGGGCAAGGCCCAGCTGTCGCTCTTCGTGCCCGCGAACGAAGCCCAACAGGGGCCCTCGGAGGTGGAGCGCACCCTCGCGGAGCTGGACGTCGACCGCATGACGCCCTTGGACGCCCTCGTCGCGCTCTCGCGCCTCAAGGCTCTCCTCCACGAGCGCGAGTAG
- the aroA gene encoding 3-phosphoshikimate 1-carboxyvinyltransferase produces the protein MKRYRVQKSGPLRGSVAIPGDKSIGHRAIIFGALSRGECSITGLSGGLDNVATANCFRAMGVSIDLGDRSARVRGVGLRGLQMPKTVLDCGNSGTSMRLLAGLLAAQRFGSRMVGDHSLTRRPMGRVIEPLRARGAHIAGSSGKKPDALYPPISIAPLVEGEFISGIEYDMPIASAQVKSCMLLAGLYANGPTTIREPVLSRDHTERMMMALGVPLETAGPMCRLDPQDEGWSGGWDPFTWEVPGDPSSATFMLAAALMVPGSQVCTTGVGVNPTRTGFFDALRFMGVAPAIEAQGDGAGGEPVANLTASFGSARGTAVGGELLVRMIDEVPALAALAATVKGRTEIRDAEELRVKESDRIAVMAKALRDFGCPCEELPDGMVIDGGGPLHAARVESQGDHRIAMSAALLGMVAEGETIVDDVECVETSFPGFPELLRSLGAHIEVEVVS, from the coding sequence ATGAAGCGCTACAGAGTCCAGAAGAGCGGTCCCCTCCGTGGGTCCGTCGCCATCCCTGGCGACAAGTCCATCGGCCACCGCGCCATCATCTTCGGCGCGCTGTCGCGCGGAGAGTGCTCCATCACGGGCCTGTCGGGGGGGCTCGACAACGTCGCGACCGCCAACTGCTTCCGCGCCATGGGCGTGTCCATCGACCTCGGCGACCGTTCGGCGCGCGTCCGTGGCGTCGGTCTGCGCGGGCTGCAGATGCCCAAGACCGTGCTCGACTGTGGCAATTCGGGCACCAGCATGCGGCTCCTCGCGGGCCTGCTCGCGGCGCAGCGCTTCGGCTCGCGCATGGTGGGCGACCACTCGCTCACCCGCCGGCCCATGGGCCGGGTGATCGAGCCCTTGCGCGCTCGTGGCGCCCACATCGCCGGCAGCTCCGGCAAGAAGCCGGACGCGCTCTATCCGCCCATCTCCATCGCGCCGCTGGTCGAGGGCGAGTTCATCTCGGGCATCGAGTACGACATGCCCATCGCCAGCGCCCAGGTGAAGAGCTGCATGCTGCTGGCCGGTCTCTACGCCAACGGCCCCACGACCATCCGCGAGCCCGTCCTCTCGCGAGACCACACCGAGCGCATGATGATGGCCCTCGGTGTGCCGCTCGAGACGGCAGGGCCCATGTGCCGCCTCGACCCCCAGGACGAGGGCTGGTCGGGCGGCTGGGACCCGTTCACCTGGGAGGTCCCTGGCGACCCGTCCAGCGCGACGTTCATGCTGGCCGCGGCGCTGATGGTGCCGGGCAGCCAGGTGTGCACCACGGGCGTCGGCGTGAACCCCACACGCACCGGCTTCTTCGACGCGCTGCGCTTCATGGGCGTCGCGCCCGCCATCGAAGCGCAAGGGGACGGCGCGGGGGGCGAGCCCGTCGCCAACCTCACGGCCAGCTTCGGCAGCGCGCGCGGCACGGCCGTGGGCGGAGAGCTGCTGGTGCGCATGATTGACGAGGTGCCCGCGCTCGCGGCCCTCGCGGCCACGGTCAAGGGGCGCACCGAGATCCGCGACGCCGAGGAGCTCCGGGTGAAGGAGAGCGACCGCATCGCGGTGATGGCCAAGGCCCTACGCGACTTCGGCTGCCCGTGCGAGGAGCTGCCCGACGGCATGGTCATCGACGGCGGCGGGCCGCTCCATGCGGCTCGGGTGGAGAGCCAGGGTGACCACCGCATCGCGATGAGCGCGGCGCTGCTCGGTATGGTCGCCGAGGGGGAGACCATCGTGGACGACGTGGAGTGCGTCGAGACCAGCTTCCCGGGCTTCCCCGAGCTGTTGCGCTCGCTGGGGGCGCACATCGAGGTGGAGGTCGTCTCGTGA
- a CDS encoding 23S rRNA (adenine(2503)-C(2))-methyltransferase RlmN: MTPLEPASIYDADAIERVRREARLHPQHVRQLRNAYFKAFRGDDEVLAAFPAAERISLDPLSLHQRLDSTVDGASKLLFRTGSGLLTEAVVLRPTTGRSSLCVSSQVGCAAACRFCATGSMGVARGLSVAEILGQVVVAGRLLAAEGRRLRNVVFMGMGEPFHNEEAVTEAVAMLVDPRCFNLSPQKVMVSSVGVVDGMLRFAERFPRVGIALSLHSARQASRAQIIPLAGRYPLPELRRAVRALNELQARPVMLEYLMLAGLTDTDDDLRALLDFTAGLDVHVNVIPYNPIASAPDLVGSDPATCQRFAARLKAQGRTTTVRRSLGRDIEAACGQLVKTHTLAERRGQSGS, from the coding sequence GTGACACCCCTGGAGCCGGCCAGCATCTACGACGCGGACGCCATCGAGCGCGTCCGCCGGGAGGCGCGCCTGCATCCTCAGCACGTGCGACAGCTGCGCAACGCGTACTTCAAGGCGTTCCGCGGCGACGACGAGGTGCTCGCCGCGTTCCCCGCGGCCGAGCGCATCAGCCTCGATCCCCTCTCGCTGCATCAGCGCTTGGACTCGACCGTGGACGGTGCCAGCAAGCTGCTGTTCCGCACGGGCAGCGGCCTCTTGACGGAGGCCGTCGTCCTGCGACCGACCACGGGGCGTTCGTCGTTGTGCGTCTCCAGCCAGGTGGGTTGTGCTGCCGCGTGCCGCTTCTGTGCGACGGGCAGCATGGGTGTCGCGCGCGGCCTGAGCGTGGCCGAGATCCTCGGGCAGGTGGTCGTCGCGGGCAGGCTGTTGGCGGCCGAGGGGCGCCGCCTACGGAACGTCGTGTTCATGGGCATGGGGGAGCCCTTTCACAACGAAGAGGCCGTGACCGAGGCGGTGGCCATGCTGGTCGATCCTCGGTGCTTCAACCTCTCGCCACAGAAGGTGATGGTCTCGAGCGTCGGGGTCGTCGACGGCATGCTGCGCTTCGCCGAGCGCTTCCCGCGGGTGGGGATCGCGCTCAGCCTGCACAGCGCGCGACAGGCGTCGCGTGCGCAGATCATCCCGCTCGCGGGGCGCTACCCGCTGCCCGAGCTGCGGCGCGCGGTGCGGGCGTTGAACGAGCTCCAGGCGCGCCCCGTGATGCTGGAGTACCTGATGTTGGCGGGCCTCACCGACACCGACGACGACCTCCGAGCGTTGCTGGACTTCACCGCGGGGCTCGACGTGCACGTCAACGTGATCCCCTACAACCCCATCGCGTCCGCGCCCGACCTCGTCGGGAGCGACCCTGCGACCTGCCAGCGCTTCGCCGCGCGTCTGAAGGCGCAGGGCAGGACCACGACGGTCAGGCGCAGCTTGGGCCGGGACATCGAGGCCGCCTGTGGTCAGCTGGTGAAGACCCACACCCTCGCCGAACGACGCGGCCAGTCCGGCAGCTGA
- a CDS encoding serine/threonine protein kinase, with protein MTQEADLRVIEGETQGNADPLVGTTIDGRYLVERVLGEGGMGLVYLGKHIVLGKPLAVKVLRPDVSKDQEIITRFRQEAQSASSIGNQHIIDISDFGTLPDGSTYFVMEFLDGTDLTGAIERAGKMAANRVVHVAKQLATALGAAHENGIVHRDLKPDNVYLIKRGGDTDFVKVLDFGIAKVGGSNSKLTRAGQVFGTPHYMSPEQCSGSGVDHRTDIYAIGVMLYEMVTGEVPFDADNLMGILTKHLYEDPIPPSQKNPELPRELEAVILKAMSKQLETRYQNMGEFYDDLVRVGEGLPALAMADGTGAYSTRRTAPGVGGVTAPPTSSGGSKTGIIVAVVGAILLLGAGGGIFMAMSTPEPVAQAPVVTPEPPPVPTPPPVAEVPEPPPAAPVVEEFLIAITSDPAGAAVWRGNELIGTTPLTLPRPTDERLDLQLRLDGYDDKDFAISSLTRAESINFTLDRTRTTSGRRSSSSSGTSGTSASGASEPPPAMTSMRPSGSEVLDPWAN; from the coding sequence ATGACTCAAGAAGCGGATCTTCGCGTCATCGAGGGAGAGACCCAGGGCAACGCCGACCCGCTCGTCGGCACCACCATCGACGGCCGCTACTTGGTCGAGCGTGTGCTCGGCGAGGGCGGCATGGGTCTGGTCTACCTCGGCAAGCACATCGTGCTGGGCAAGCCGCTGGCCGTGAAGGTGTTGCGGCCGGACGTCTCCAAGGATCAGGAGATCATCACGCGCTTCCGCCAGGAGGCGCAGAGCGCGTCCTCGATCGGTAACCAGCACATCATCGACATCTCGGACTTCGGCACGCTGCCCGACGGATCGACCTACTTCGTCATGGAGTTCCTCGACGGCACGGACCTCACGGGCGCCATCGAGCGGGCGGGCAAGATGGCCGCCAACCGCGTGGTGCACGTGGCCAAGCAGCTGGCGACGGCCCTCGGCGCCGCGCACGAGAACGGCATCGTCCACCGCGACCTGAAGCCCGACAACGTCTACCTCATCAAGCGCGGCGGCGACACGGACTTCGTCAAGGTGCTCGACTTCGGTATCGCGAAGGTCGGCGGCAGCAACAGCAAGCTCACCCGCGCCGGTCAGGTGTTCGGCACGCCGCACTACATGTCGCCCGAGCAGTGCTCCGGCAGCGGGGTGGACCACCGCACGGACATCTACGCCATCGGCGTGATGCTCTACGAGATGGTCACGGGCGAGGTGCCGTTCGATGCCGACAACCTGATGGGCATCCTCACCAAGCACTTGTACGAGGACCCCATCCCGCCTTCTCAGAAGAACCCCGAGCTCCCGCGGGAGCTGGAGGCGGTGATCCTGAAGGCCATGTCCAAGCAGCTGGAGACTCGCTACCAGAACATGGGCGAGTTCTACGACGACCTCGTGCGGGTCGGCGAAGGGCTTCCGGCGCTGGCGATGGCGGATGGTACGGGCGCGTACTCCACGCGGCGCACGGCGCCCGGCGTAGGAGGTGTCACCGCGCCACCGACCTCGTCGGGCGGAAGCAAGACGGGCATCATCGTGGCCGTCGTCGGCGCCATCCTCCTCCTCGGGGCGGGGGGCGGAATCTTCATGGCCATGAGCACGCCCGAGCCCGTCGCGCAGGCCCCCGTGGTCACCCCCGAGCCGCCGCCCGTGCCCACCCCGCCGCCCGTGGCCGAAGTCCCCGAGCCGCCCCCTGCGGCGCCCGTGGTCGAAGAGTTCCTGATCGCCATCACGTCGGATCCCGCCGGGGCGGCCGTGTGGCGCGGCAACGAGCTCATCGGCACCACGCCCCTCACGCTGCCCCGCCCGACCGACGAGCGTCTGGACCTGCAGCTGCGCCTCGACGGGTACGACGACAAGGACTTTGCGATCTCGTCCCTCACGCGGGCCGAGAGCATCAACTTCACGCTGGACCGCACGCGCACCACGTCGGGTCGTCGCTCGTCCTCCAGCAGCGGCACCAGCGGGACCAGCGCGTCGGGGGCTTCCGAGCCGCCTCCCGCGATGACCAGCATGCGGCCCTCTGGGTCCGAGGTGCTGGACCCCTGGGCCAACTGA
- a CDS encoding histidinol-phosphate transaminase, producing the protein MENLVPKTIQQLAPYVPGSPIEQIRREYGIQELVKLASNESAIGASPRVAEMLEQLMADIHRYPDPRAHDLRAALAAHWGLAPRELAFGNGSNELIDLVGRVFASAEDHVVFGDPSFLCYRIACVAGGVPFTDVPLVDGVSWDVDAMLAAVTPRTRILFLSNPNNPTGAYVGEAALRRLLSELPREVVPVLDEAYAEFATATDYVSGVTLRALHPRTIVLRTFSKAYGLAGLRVGYAIAAPDMIDWIERLRAPFNVNTLAQAAAIAALSDAEHLARAVALNARERARVTSHLAQLGFAVAPSEANFVLVSVDAPSAEAYEWFLRRGVILRAFGPPLTHHLRVSLGAPAENDTMLAAFAAFAARHTTATRTAPESTP; encoded by the coding sequence ATGGAAAACCTCGTCCCCAAGACCATCCAGCAGCTCGCGCCTTATGTCCCCGGGTCCCCCATCGAGCAGATCCGGCGCGAGTACGGCATCCAAGAGCTGGTGAAGCTCGCCAGCAACGAGAGCGCCATCGGGGCCTCTCCGCGCGTCGCGGAGATGCTCGAGCAGCTGATGGCGGACATCCACCGATACCCCGATCCACGCGCACACGACCTGCGCGCAGCGCTCGCGGCCCACTGGGGTCTTGCGCCGCGCGAGCTAGCGTTCGGCAACGGGAGCAACGAGCTGATCGACCTGGTAGGGCGCGTGTTCGCAAGCGCAGAGGACCACGTGGTCTTCGGGGATCCTTCCTTCCTCTGCTACCGCATCGCGTGCGTGGCCGGGGGCGTCCCGTTCACCGACGTGCCCTTGGTCGACGGCGTGAGCTGGGACGTGGACGCGATGTTGGCGGCGGTCACCCCGCGCACCCGCATCCTGTTCTTGTCCAACCCCAACAATCCCACCGGCGCGTATGTCGGGGAGGCGGCGCTGCGTCGTCTGCTGAGCGAGCTCCCGCGCGAGGTGGTGCCGGTGCTCGACGAGGCCTACGCCGAGTTCGCCACCGCCACCGACTACGTCAGCGGGGTCACGCTGCGCGCGCTGCATCCTCGCACCATCGTGCTGCGCACGTTCTCGAAGGCCTACGGCCTCGCGGGGCTGCGCGTGGGCTACGCCATCGCTGCGCCCGACATGATCGACTGGATCGAGCGGCTGCGCGCGCCCTTCAACGTGAACACGCTCGCGCAGGCAGCCGCCATCGCTGCCTTGTCGGACGCCGAGCACCTCGCTCGCGCCGTCGCCCTCAACGCGCGCGAGCGCGCCCGCGTCACGAGCCACCTCGCACAGCTCGGCTTCGCCGTGGCTCCCAGCGAGGCCAACTTCGTGCTCGTGTCGGTCGACGCTCCCTCTGCCGAGGCTTACGAGTGGTTCCTGCGACGGGGGGTCATCTTGCGCGCCTTCGGACCACCACTGACCCACCACCTACGCGTGAGCCTCGGCGCTCCCGCCGAGAACGACACCATGCTCGCGGCCTTCGCCGCGTTCGCGGCGCGTCACACCACGGCCACGCGTACCGCCCCCGAGAGCACCCCATGA